One window of the Paenibacillus beijingensis genome contains the following:
- the hutI gene encoding imidazolonepropionase, protein MIYIRNASQVVTVAGASDTPKTGDDMGQLHVIENGGVVLEGETIRFVGSDKEAQHYVDSKAADGDEVTVIDASGKLVTPGLVDPHTHVVFAGSREFELDLRLKGATYMDILNAGGGILYSTARTREASEAQLVEETRKRLDRFLAHGVTTVEAKSGYGLRLEDELKQLRAARVLNEEHPVDLVSTFMGAHAVPPEYKGDPSAFVRLVTEEMIPAVARERLAEYCDVFCEEGVFTPEQSRSILEAGKKWGLKPKIHADEIVPYGGAELAAEIGAVSAEHLLRASDEGIRAMAEAGVIAVLLPGTAFFLMTKPANARAMIAAGVPVALSTDRNPGSCPTESLPFIMNLACLSMRMTPAEVLTACTINAAHAIGRADRIGSIEAGKQADIVLFDAPNYMYLQYHYAVNLVDTVIKKGRPVIVNGKRVDG, encoded by the coding sequence ATGATCTACATTCGTAACGCTTCCCAGGTCGTGACGGTAGCCGGCGCGAGCGATACGCCTAAAACAGGGGACGACATGGGGCAGCTGCATGTGATCGAGAACGGCGGCGTCGTGCTGGAAGGCGAGACGATTCGCTTCGTCGGAAGCGACAAAGAGGCTCAGCATTACGTGGACAGCAAAGCCGCAGACGGCGATGAGGTAACGGTGATCGATGCCTCCGGAAAGCTGGTTACGCCAGGGCTCGTCGATCCGCATACGCACGTCGTGTTCGCCGGATCGCGCGAATTCGAGCTGGATTTGCGGCTAAAGGGCGCGACGTACATGGATATTTTGAATGCGGGCGGCGGCATTCTTTATTCGACCGCGAGAACGCGCGAGGCTTCTGAAGCGCAGCTCGTGGAAGAGACAAGAAAGCGGCTGGACCGCTTTCTTGCCCACGGGGTGACGACGGTCGAAGCGAAAAGCGGCTACGGTCTGCGGCTTGAGGACGAGCTGAAGCAGCTGCGCGCCGCCCGTGTCTTGAATGAAGAGCACCCGGTCGACCTGGTATCGACCTTCATGGGTGCGCACGCCGTCCCGCCGGAATATAAAGGCGATCCGAGCGCTTTCGTGAGGCTCGTGACGGAGGAGATGATTCCGGCGGTCGCACGGGAGAGGCTCGCCGAGTATTGCGACGTGTTTTGCGAGGAGGGCGTTTTTACGCCGGAGCAGTCGCGCTCGATTTTGGAAGCGGGGAAAAAGTGGGGCTTGAAGCCGAAAATCCACGCCGATGAAATCGTCCCTTACGGCGGGGCGGAGCTGGCGGCCGAGATCGGCGCCGTTTCGGCGGAGCATCTGCTGCGTGCATCCGATGAAGGAATACGGGCGATGGCGGAGGCGGGAGTGATTGCTGTTTTGCTGCCTGGTACGGCGTTCTTCCTGATGACGAAGCCGGCCAACGCCAGGGCGATGATCGCAGCCGGGGTGCCGGTTGCGCTGTCGACGGACCGCAATCCCGGCTCCTGCCCGACCGAATCGCTGCCGTTTATTATGAATTTGGCGTGCCTGAGCATGCGGATGACGCCCGCGGAGGTGCTGACGGCGTGTACGATCAACGCCGCCCATGCGATCGGCCGGGCCGACCGGATCGGCAGCATCGAAGCCGGCAAGCAGGCGGATATCGTTCTGTTCGACGCGCCCAACTATATGTATTTGCAGTACCACTACGCGGTGAATCTCGTCGATACCGTCATCAAAAAAGGCCGGCCCGTGATCGTGAACGGCAAGAGGGTGGACGGATGA
- the hutU gene encoding urocanate hydratase, with translation MSMNTTNRVVRAPRGTELNTKGWVQEAALRMLMNNLDPEVAEHPDKLVVYGGIGKAARNWESFDAIVATLKTLEENETLLVQSGKPVAVFRTHKDAPRVLLANSNLVPAWANWDTFHELDKKGLIMYGQMTAGSWIYIGTQGIVQGTYETFAECARQHFGGSLKGTITVTAGLGGMGGAQPLAVTMNEGVVIGIETDRTRIEKRIRDRYCDMLVESLDDAISLAQEAKEDGRPLSIGLLGNAAEVLPEMIARGFIPDIITDQTSAHDPLNGYLPAGFTLAEGAKQRESNPEEYVKLAKRSMALHVEAMLEMKRQGAIAFDYGNNIRQVAYNEGVGAAFDFPGFVPAYIRPQFCEGKGPFRWAALSGNPEDIYKTDEAILKTFPHNEALCKWIRMAQEKIAFQGLPSRICWLGYGERAQFGKIINDMVASGELSAPIVIGRDHLDAGSVASPNRETEAMRDGSDAVADWPILNALVNTASGASWVSVHHGGGVGMGYSLHAGMVVVADGTKEAEERLERVLTSDPGMGVVRHADAGYELAVETAKKKGIRMPMLG, from the coding sequence ATGAGCATGAATACGACGAACCGAGTGGTGCGCGCACCAAGAGGCACGGAGCTGAACACGAAGGGATGGGTGCAGGAAGCCGCGCTCAGGATGCTGATGAACAATCTGGACCCGGAGGTCGCCGAGCATCCGGATAAGCTCGTCGTGTACGGCGGAATCGGGAAAGCGGCGCGCAACTGGGAAAGCTTCGATGCGATCGTGGCGACGCTGAAGACGCTGGAGGAGAACGAGACGCTGCTTGTGCAGTCGGGCAAGCCGGTGGCTGTCTTCCGTACGCACAAGGATGCGCCGCGCGTGCTGCTTGCCAACTCCAACCTCGTGCCGGCGTGGGCGAACTGGGATACTTTCCACGAGCTCGATAAGAAAGGGCTGATCATGTACGGGCAAATGACGGCCGGAAGCTGGATTTATATCGGTACGCAGGGGATCGTTCAGGGCACGTACGAAACGTTCGCGGAATGCGCCAGACAGCATTTCGGCGGCAGCCTGAAGGGGACGATTACCGTCACCGCCGGTCTCGGAGGCATGGGCGGCGCGCAGCCGCTCGCGGTTACGATGAACGAGGGCGTCGTGATCGGCATCGAGACCGACCGCACCCGCATCGAGAAGCGGATTCGCGACCGCTACTGCGACATGCTGGTGGAAAGCCTGGACGACGCGATTTCGTTGGCGCAGGAGGCGAAGGAAGACGGACGCCCGCTGTCGATCGGCCTGCTCGGCAACGCGGCCGAGGTGCTGCCGGAGATGATCGCCCGCGGCTTTATTCCGGATATTATTACGGACCAGACGTCCGCCCACGATCCGCTGAACGGCTATTTGCCCGCCGGGTTTACGCTGGCGGAAGGAGCGAAGCAGCGCGAAAGCAATCCGGAGGAATATGTGAAGCTGGCCAAAAGAAGCATGGCGCTTCACGTCGAAGCGATGCTGGAGATGAAGCGGCAGGGTGCGATTGCCTTCGATTACGGCAACAACATCCGCCAGGTCGCTTATAACGAAGGCGTCGGCGCGGCGTTCGATTTCCCGGGCTTTGTACCGGCTTATATCCGCCCGCAATTTTGCGAGGGCAAAGGACCGTTCCGCTGGGCGGCGCTGTCGGGCAATCCGGAGGATATTTATAAAACCGACGAAGCGATCTTGAAGACGTTCCCCCACAATGAAGCGCTGTGCAAGTGGATCCGGATGGCGCAGGAGAAAATCGCATTCCAAGGGCTGCCTTCGCGAATTTGCTGGCTCGGGTACGGCGAGCGGGCGCAGTTCGGGAAAATCATCAACGACATGGTCGCCTCCGGCGAGCTGTCCGCGCCGATCGTCATCGGCCGCGACCATCTCGACGCCGGCTCGGTTGCGTCCCCTAACCGCGAAACCGAAGCGATGCGTGACGGCAGCGACGCGGTCGCCGACTGGCCGATTTTGAATGCGCTCGTTAATACCGCATCGGGAGCCAGCTGGGTTTCCGTGCATCACGGCGGCGGTGTCGGCATGGGCTACTCGCTGCACGCGGGAATGGTCGTTGTCGCCGACGGCACGAAGGAAGCAGAAGAACGGCTGGAGCGCGTGCTGACGAGTGACCCGGGCATGGGCGTCGTCCGGCATGCGGACGCCGGCTATGAGCTGGCGGTCGAGACCGCGAAGAAGAAAGGGATCCGGATGCCGATGCTCGGCTGA